Proteins encoded in a region of the Zea mays cultivar B73 chromosome 4, Zm-B73-REFERENCE-NAM-5.0, whole genome shotgun sequence genome:
- the LOC103653509 gene encoding probable carboxylesterase 12 produces the protein MAGSLSFSSALLLLLNMASALLAPSALPRAPASVGATADGGDGDIDFFFFPFLVFYKSGRVQRFMGTDTVPASTDPATGVDSRDVVVDAAAGLAVRLYLPSLATNCTGTTVTDDDGCGRGRLPLLVFYHGGAFVTESAFSPTYHRYLNALVSRARVLALSVEYHLAPEHRLPTGYDDAWAALRWALTNARSGPDPWLWRHADLARLFLAGDSAGGNIAHNVALRAGQEGLDGGATVRGLALLDPYFWGKRPVPSETSDEDTRRWHERTWSFVCGGRYGIDHPVINPVAMPREEWQRLACARVLVTVAGLDMLSARGRAYVHALKASEWRGDAELYETPGEYHVYFLDKPDSEKAAKEMDVVVNFINGGQVNKPASRMLT, from the coding sequence ATGGCGGGGAGCCTGAGCTTCTCGTCCGCGCTGCTGCTCCTGCTCAACATGGCGAGCGCGTTGCTCGCCCCTTCCGCTCTTCCCCGCGCCCCGGCCTCCGTGGGCGCCACcgccgacggcggggacggggacatcgacttcttcttcttcccgttccTAGTCTTCTACAAGAGCGGCCGCGTCCAGCGCTTCATGGGCACGGACACCGTGCCGGCCTCCACGGACCCCGCCACCGGCGTGGACTCCAGGGACGTCGTCGTCGACGCCGCCGCGGGCCTCGCCGTGCGCCTTTACCTGCCTAGTCTCGCCACCAACTGTACGGGCACGACAGTGACGGACGACGACGGCTGTGGAAGGGGAAGACTGCCGCTGCTCGTGTTCTACCACGGCGGCGCGTTCGTCACGGAGTCGGCCTTCTCGCCGACGTACCACAGGTACCTGAACGCGCTGGTGTCCAGGGCCCGAGTGCTCGCCCTGTCCGTCGAGTACCACCTCGCTCCCGAGCACCGCCTCCCGACGGGGTACGACGACGCGTGGGCGGCGCTCCGATGGGCGCTCACTAACGCGAGGTCCGGGCCCGATCCCTGGCTGTGGCGCCACGCCGACCTGGCGCGGCTGTTCCTGGCCGGCGACAGCGCCGGCGGCAACATCGCACACAACGTGGCCCTGCGCGCAGGCCAGGAGGGCCTGGATGGCGGCGCCACCGTCCGGGGCCTCGCGCTGCTGGACCCCTACTTCTGGGGGAAGCGCCCTGTGCCGTCGGAGACGAGCGACGAGGACACGCGGCGTTGGCACGAGCGGACGTGGAGCTTCGTGTGCGGCGGGCGCTACGGGATCGACCACCCGGTGATCAACCCGGTGGCCATGCCGCGGGAGGAGTGGCAGCGGCTCGCGTGCGCGCGCGTGCTGGTCACCGTAGCGGGGCTGGACATGCTCAGCGCGAGGGGCCGTGCGTACGTCCACGCGCTCAAGGCAAGCGAGTGGCGCGGCGACGCGGAGCTGTACGAGACGCCCGGCGAATATCACGTCTACTTCCTGGACAAGCCAGACAGCGAGAAGGCGGCGAAGGAGATGGACGTTGTAGTGAACTTCATCAATGGCGGTCAAGTGAACAAACCAGCTTCAAGAATGCTCACCTGA